From Scylla paramamosain isolate STU-SP2022 unplaced genomic scaffold, ASM3559412v1 Contig1, whole genome shotgun sequence, a single genomic window includes:
- the LOC135095688 gene encoding galactoside alpha-(1,2)-fucosyltransferase 1-like, producing the protein MAALRQKTTLALGLGFLCLVYVLLFLKPSDKHRWLPKDVTNNTVFQLPKAALENLLVIYRNLPVLNATAPRTNEQEDPRPSPLKDPLPLPSQSGCFPYLSELHVQPVPEHDCDQPYVTVNQAGRLGNKMCQYASLYLLRHLFGVRVSTLDEMHATLDKFFKNIVTPVKKPGCFVGKAKGISYMDLYDKLYRAAAQARTNTTSNFIIEPLLDTSYHVYDYPGPRDLFLEHRKLIHTLFKFRDEVMKNAVQNINNALRSFNATYHQRDFPIVTVHVRRTDYERHMKMLFNLTQLGKLYYTNAFEFYKKRLKRPLFLVVSDDPKWCRENLQAKDVLVIASEVPAEDMAVMSLGDHHITSYGTFSFMGALLGNGNITHPLTTNPRYRFVRCVDSPVFHRVPRGDKQEVYKRR; encoded by the exons ATGGCCGCACTCAGGCAGAAGACAACACTGGCATTAGGTTTAGGATTCCTCTGCCTTGTCTACGTCCTTCTGTTCCTCAAACCCTCAGACAAACACCGATGGCTCCCCAAGGACGTGACCAACAACACAGTCTTCCAGCTTCCAAAGGCGGCACTGGAAAACCTCCTGGTGATCTACAGAAACCTTCCAGTCCTCAACGCAACAGCTCCCAGGACAAATGAGCAGGAGGACCCTCGCCCTTCGCCACTTAAGGACCCCCTGCCGCTGCCCTCTCAGTCTGGCTGCTTCCCTTACCTTAGTGAGCTGCACGTTCAGCCCGTTCCAGAGCACG ACTGCGACCAGCCTTACGTCACCGTCAACCAGGCAGGGCGTCTGGGCAACAAGATGTGTCAGTACGCCAGCCTCTACCTCCTGCGTCACCTGTTTGGAGTCCGG GTGTCCACGCTCGATGAGATGCACGCAACCCTCGACAAATTCTTCAAGAACATAGTCACGCCGGTTAAGAAACCAGGCTGCTTCGTGGGCAAGGCTAAGGGCATTTCCTACATGGACCTGTATGACAAGCTGTACAGAGCTGCAGCTCAAGCCCGGACTAACACCACCTCCAATTTCATCATAGAACCTCTGCTGGACACTTCCTACCACGTCTATGACTACCCTGGACCCCGAGACCTCTTCCTGGAGCATCGGAAGCTGATTCACACCCTCTTCAAGTTCCGGGACGAGGTGATGAAGAATGCCGTACAGAATATCAACAACGCTCTTAGGAGTTTCAACGCGACGTATCACCAAAGGGACTTCCCAATTGTGACTGTTCATGTCAGGCGGACGGACTACGAGCGGCACATGAAGATGCTCTTCAATCTGACCCAGCTGGGTAAACTCTACTACACCAACGCCTTTGAGTTCTACAAGAAGCG GTTGAAGCGCCCTCTGTTCCTGGTGGTGAGCGACGACCCGAAGTGGTGCAGGGAGAACCTGCAGGCGAAGGACGTGCTGGTCATTG CCTCCGAGGTCCCAGCTGAAGACATGGCGGTGATGAGTTTGGGAGACCACCATATTACAAGCTACGGCACCTTCAGCTTCATGGGAGCCTTACTGGGGAATGGGAACATAACACACCCGCTCACCACCAACCCTCGCTACCGCTTCGTGAGGTGCGTGGACTCCCCAGTCTTCCACCGCGTTCCAAGGGGCGACAAACAGGAAGTGTATAAACGGAGATGA
- the LOC135095736 gene encoding galactoside alpha-(1,2)-fucosyltransferase 2-like, giving the protein MATLRQKRILALGSGLLCFVYVLLFPKPLDKHRRLPKDVDNNTLSSTELEKLLVICRTLPILNTTASRTNEQVDPRPSPLKDPLPLPSQSGCFPYLSELYVQPVPEHDCDQPYVTVNQAGRLGNQMCQYASLYLLRHLFGVRVSTLNKMHTILDKFFKNIVTPVKNPSCFVGKAKGISYMDLYDKLYRAAAQAWTKTTSTVIIEPLLDTSYHIYDYPEPRDLFLEHRKLIHTLFKFRDEVMKNAVQNINNALRSFNATYHQRDFPIVTVHVRRTDYEGHMKKLFNLTQLGKLYYTNAFEFYKKRLKRPLFLVVSDDPKWCRENLQAKDVLVIASKVPAEDMAAMSLGDHHITSYGTFSFMGALMGNGNITHPLTTNPRYNLVKCVDSPVFHRVPRSDKQEY; this is encoded by the exons ATGGCCACACTCAGGCAGAAGAGAATACTGGCACTAGGTTCAGGACTCCTCTGCTTTGTCtacgtccttctcttccccaaaCCCTTAGACAAACACAGACGGCTCCCCAAAGACGTGGACAACAACACGCTATCAAGTACAGAGCTGGAAAAGCTCCTGGTCATCTGCAGGACCCTTCCAATCCTCAACACAACAGCTTCCAGGACAAATGAGCAGGTGGACCCTCGCCCTTCGCCACTTAAGGACCCCCTGCCGCTGCCCTCTCAGTCTGGCTGCTTCCCTTACCTTAGTGAGCTGTACGTTCAGCCGGTTCCAGAGCACG ACTGCGACCAGCCTTACGTCACCGTCAACCAGGCAGGGCGTCTGGGCAACCAGATGTGTCAGTACGCCAGCCTCTACCTCCTGCGTCACCTGTTTGGAGTCCGG GTGTCCACGCTCAATAAAATGCACACAATCCTTGACAAATTCTTCAAGAACATAGTCACGCCGGTCAAGAACCCAAGCTGCTTCGTGGGCAAGGCTAAGGGCATTTCCTACATGGACCTGTATGACAAGCTGTACAGAGCTGCAGCTCAGGCCTGGACCAAGACCACCTCCACTGTCATCATAGAACCTCTGCTGGACACTTCCTACCACATCTATGACTACCCCGAACCTCGAGACCTCTTCCTGGAGCACCGGAAGCTAATTCACACCCTCTTCAAGTTCCGGGACGAGGTGATGAAGAATGCCGTACAGAACATCAACAACGCTCTTAGGAGTTTCAACGCGACGTATCACCAAAGGGACTTCCCAATTGTGACTGTTCATGTCAGGCGGACAGACTACGAGGGGCACATGAAGAAGCTCTTTAATCTGACCCAGCTGGGTAAACTCTACTACACCAACGCCTTTGAGTTCTACAAGAAACG GTTGAAGCGCCCTCTGTTCCTGGTGGTGAGTGACGACCCGAAGTGGTGCAGGGAGAACCTGCAGGCGAAGGACGTGCTGGTCATTG CCTCCAAGGTCCCAGCTGAGGACATGGCGGCGATGAGTTTGGGAGACCACCATATTACAAGCTACGGCACCTTCAGCTTCATGGGAGCCTTAATGGGAAATGGGAACATAACACACCCGCTCACCACCAACCCTCGCTACAACTTGGTGAAGTGCGTGGACTCCCCAGTCTTCCACCGCGTTCCGAGGAGCGACAAACAGGAGTATTAG
- the LOC135095735 gene encoding galactoside alpha-(1,2)-fucosyltransferase 1-like isoform X2 — MATIGEKRTLTLGLGFLCLVYVLLFLKPSDKHLWLTKHLANNTVFQVSSTELENLLVTCRSLPILNTTASRTNEQAGPRPSPLKDPLPLPSQSGCFPYLSGLYVQPVPEHDCDQPYVTVNQAGRLGNKMCQYASLYLLRHLFGVRVSTLDEMHATLDKFFKNIVMPIKNPSCFMGKAKSISYMDLYDKLYRAAAQAWTNTTSSVIKEPLLDTSYHVYDYPGPRDLFLEHRKLTHTLFKFRDEVMKNAVQNINNALMSFNATYHQRDFPIVTVHVRRTDYEGHMKMLFNLTQLGKLYYTNAFEFYKKRLKRPLFLVVSDDPKWCRENLQAKDVLVIASEVPAEDMAAMSLGDHHITSYGTFSFMGALLGKGNITHPLTTNPRYRFVRCVDSPVFHRVPRGDKQEY, encoded by the exons ATGGCCACAATTGGGGAGAAGAGAACACTGACACTAGGTTTAGGATTCCTCTGCCTCGTCTACGTCCTCCTGTTCTTGAAACCCTCAGACAAACACCTATGGCTCACCAAGCACCTGGCCAACAACACAGTCTTCCAGGTATCAAGTACAGAGCTGGAAAACCTCCTGGTCACCTGCAGGAGCCTTCCAATCCTCAACACAACAGCTTCCAGGACAAATGAGCAGGCGGGCCCTCGCCCTTCGCCACTTAAGGACCCCCTGCCGCTGCCCTCTCAGTCTGGCTGCTTCCCTTACCTTAGTGGGCTGTACGTTCAGCCGGTTCCAGAGCACG ACTGCGACCAGCCTTACGTCACCGTCAACCAGGCAGGGCGTCTGGGCAACAAGATGTGTCAGTACGCCAGCCTCTACCTCCTGCGTCACCTGTTTGGAGTCCGG GTGTCCACGCTCGATGAGATGCACGCAACCCTCGACAAATTCTTCAAGAACATAGTCATGCCGATCAAGAACCCAAGCTGCTTCATGGGCAAGGCTAAGAGCATTTCCTACATGGACCTGTATGACAAGCTGTACAGAGCTGCGGCTCAGGCCTGGACCAACACCACCTCCAGTGTCATCAAAGAACCTCTGCTGGACACTTCCTACCACGTCTATGACTACCCTGGACCCCGAGACCTCTTCCTGGAGCACCGGAAGCTGACTCACACCCTCTTCAAGTTCCGGGACGAGGTGATGAAGAATGCCGTACAGAACATCAACAACGCTCTAATGAGTTTCAACGCGACGTATCACCAAAGGGACTTCCCAATTGTGACTGTTCATGTCAGGCGGACGGACTACGAGGGGCACATGAAGATGCTCTTCAATCTGACCCAGCTGGGTAAACTCTACTACACCAACGCCTTTGAGTTCTACAAGAAGCG GTTGAAGCGCCCTCTGTTCCTGGTGGTGAGCGACGACCCGAAGTGGTGCAGGGAGAACCTGCAGGCGAAGGACGTGCTGGTCATTG CCTCCGAGGTCCCAGCTGAAGACATGGCGGCGATGAGTTTGGGAGACCACCATATTACAAGCTACGGCACCTTCAGCTTCATGGGAGCCTTACTGGGGAAGGGGAACATAACACACCCGCTCACCACCAACCCTCGCTACCGCTTCGTGAGGTGCGTGGACTCCCCAGTCTTCCACCGCGTTCCAAGGGGCGACAAACAGGAGTATTAG